In bacterium, the sequence CCGTGATGAGGTCAGCTTGCTTGCTACAGAGCGTTCTGAAGTAACAGGGATCAGTTTTTGGAACGAGAAGATCAATGCCGATGATTACAACCGTTTAATGTATCCGGAAGTAGTCAAGACCCTTTCGAAAGTAATCGAAGGGACACCAGAAGTAAAACTCTTTCAGGTATCAAATTCCACTTTTCATAAGATTGCTGCGGGACTAACTGTCTGACCGTAACATGATTGCGGGAGAGGGCGGCCAAGGCCGCTCTTTCTTTTTTCGGAAGTGCAAAGTTCAACCAGGAGACAAAATTATGAAATACAGCAGGGATTGGTGTACCGTTCTTACTCTTGTTCTTATCGTTTTTGCTTTTTGGAGTTGCGCGACGACCAACAGTGCAGGCGTCCGGAACAGAGAAGGCCAAATAGAGACAACTCCGCAGATTGCTCATAACCTTGATTACACGGTCCAAAGAATTGATGCAAATATTTCATCGGACATAAAGATGAAATTCGCCGCCGATGAACTGATATCCGCTTCAAACATTAACGTCGATACGAGTCATTGCAACGTTACATTGAAAGGAAGAGTTGACACTCAAGCTGAAGCCGATCGCGCTATGAAATTAGGACGATCCGCCAATGGTGTACGAAGCGTCCGTTCAGATCTCATCGTGAAGTCTACAAACAGCAAATAAGAATCCATGATGTCTTTGATTATAAAGCTTCTACAGGGCGATCGAGCTGAACATCCTGAATCATTTGAAAAATTCGTTGAGAATCATTGTCACGCACCAGATCTGCAATCTCATTGTGATGATATTCTCTGAGGGTTCCTATTAACATCTGATTGGCGACCTTTTCAAACTCCACATTGAGCTCTACCCATTCTTCCGGGACTTCTTCGGCGTCCCAAAACTGAGAATCGTTCAGACTGTGAACCTCACTAATCCTGTCGCAACGTTCAGAAAAATCTCTTTCATAGATTTCCTGTGTTCGCTTTTCAGCAATCGCAACGATTATGATCAAATGAAGAAGATAACGAAGTTGATCTCCGCGCTGGTTTGTGCGGTTCATGTCGGCCATGAATAATTTGCCTTCGGGCGAGATAAATTTTCCGTTTTCCTCCTGCCTTCTCTCGTCATTGTCGCTCCAAAAAAGCATCTTTGCCATTTCGATCCAATTTGCTTTTGCCCTGGAACCTTCTAACAGACGGTCCAGTTTTGACATGCGGATGTTGGTGGTCCGCGTTCCTCCGGGCAACCCGAACGATCGCAGTAAGTCAGTCATTTCTTTCTCCTTCTACTCGCTTTTCCTCTCCAGCGCAGGAAGTGCAAGTATTCCTTAAGAGCCTCTTCTTCTTCAATTGTGACCGGTCCAAGACTTAAGGCAAGCCGGGAATACAACGACGGTTGATTCATTTCAGGTTTGGGAAATGGATATCCCGCAAGCTGCATTACATCTGCATAAGGCACCTGGTACAACTCGCTCAACCTGTGCAATATGACCGGAGAGGGCCCCTGAATTTTCCCGCTCTCCAACTGGCTGAGGTATGCGTTCGAGATCTCGACCGCTTTTTCGACCGCTCGCAAGCTAAGTTGCCTCGAGTTCCGTGCCGCCTTGAGAAAACTGCCAATCGCGGGGGCCTGCATTTTCATTATGATGCTCAGTATATCGAGCAACGCTAAGTATGTCAAGCACCGCTTGCCATTCCATATTTTCAAGAATACATTTCACCAAGGTAGCTCTCCAAACAATGCCGAACGAAAAGGAAAGATCAGTGCGCGTGGTAAAAGGGATGCCGGACGTTCAGCTTTCGGCAGCGGAATTCCTCGAATGCTTTTCCCAACGTTTTTACGATCCTGCTTTTGACTTTGCAAAAAATGAATTTGAAAAAATTGCGACAATAGCATACGAGGCTTATAAAGAGTATCGAAAAAGTCCGCGAACGAAGCCTGCGGGCCCTGGTTTTGAGGATCCGGAGTTTCCACTGCCCGTTGAGTGGCTGGAAACGCGAAAGAAGATCGCTGATGCCGAACAGTTGTACCGTAATTCACAAGCCAAATCCGGCATTTTGCTGATCAACGGAGCAGCCAGCAGCGATCAAACGTGTCCCGGAGAAATGTTAACAGACATGGAGCTGATACCGGCCGGTCCGAACGCTGGTCTTGCGAGATACGTCGGTTACTACACTCCGTATGCCACAAGTCATGATGATCTGGACCGCGATACCGGTTTACAGACGGAAGTAAAAAATCACGCGAGGGCACTAATTGAAATGGTTCGTCAGATTCGAAACGGAAAGAATCAGCGGCCGGACGCAAATTTGGAAGAACCGCGTAAGAAGTGAGGATTTTGCAATGTTGGGAGTAATATTTCGTGCCTGGGGCAGGCTGCTCATAGGTTACAAACCCTTCTTATCCATCGAGCTGACCCGTGAGTGTCCATTAAGTTGTCCCGGTTGTTACGCGTATGGAGATCAGCATCTCGGAGGTCAAATCACACTCCGGCAAGTTCGGGATCTGAAAGGACAGGCGTTGATCGACGGTGTGCTGGGCTTACTGCGCGAGCACAAACCGTCTCACGTTTCCCTTGTCGGGGGAGAACCACTCGTACGATATCGTGAATTGGATGAGTTGCTTCCACAGATGGCAACCATGGGAATTCAGACGCAACTCGTAACAAGCGCTGTTCGCAGGATTCCTCAAGAATGGGCTCTCATTCCGCGATTGGGAATCAGTGTATCGATTGATGGATTGCAACCGGAACACGATGAGCGCCGAAAACCTGCAACATACGAACGCATCTTAAAGAACATTGCCGGTCATCAGGTTTCAGTTCATTGCACCTTGACACACCAGCAGTTGGTTCGTGATGGATACTTGGAGGAGTTTGTAAAATTCTGGTCGGATCAACCAACAACAAAGCGAATCTGGATGAGCCTTTTCACGCCGCAAAAAGGAGAGAATTCGAAAGAGCGACTAACGCCGGAGGATCGCTGGAAAGCGATTCAAGATTTGCTCGATTTGAAGCCAAAGTACCCAAAGCTGGATGTCGGACGTGGAGTGGCCGAATTCTATGAAAATCCGCCGAATTCACCAGGCGAGTGTACTTTCGCCAGACTATCGACCTGCATTTCCGCCGATTTTGAAAAGTTGATCACCCCTTGTCAATTTGGTGGAAATCCTGATTGCAAAAACTGCGGGTGCATTGCGTCGGCCGGAATGGATGCTGTACAACGTCATCAACTGCCCTTTGGTATTCGTGTCGGACAAATTCTTGACGCATCTCTCAAAGTGGGCGCCTGCATAAAACACATCCGGAATAGGTGAATCATGCGTAGTTTCAATCCAGCTGATACGGTAATTACTGAACTTCCATTTTCAGTGGATCCTGTTCAACCACCGCGGCCATTTTCAAGTCTTGTTTCCATTGATTTCGGGGCTTCAAGCCATACGGGCTATGCGCGCCCGAACAATCAGGATGCCTACATAATTTATCGCTCGGGGCGTTACTGGGAAAAAGTGATGACCAGTCTGGAAGCGGGAGATTTGCCGGACCGCTCCGATGAGATTGGATATGGAATGGCGGTGGCTGATGGTATGGGTGGCGCCGCCTCCGGAGAAGTGGCCAGCACCATGGCCATTCGTGTATTGATGAGTTTGATTTTGAATGCGGCGAAATGGGCGCTTAAATTAGACAATCCGGAAACCAGGGAGACCGAATTGAAGGACGTGATAGAGCGCGCGGAAGAATACTTTCAACGCGTAGATCAAACGCTGATGGAGTACGCCGAAGCCTATCCGCGGCTTAAGGGAATGGGTACTACGATGACCGGTGCCTACAGTTTTGGCGATGATCTCTTCATTCTTCACATCGGCGATACACGCGCGTATCTGTTTCGGCAAAACAAACTGAAGCGACTCACACATGATCAAACCGTAGCGCAGGCTCTGGCAGATGCCGGCGCGATTTCTCCGGAGGAGGTTTCGACTCACCGGATGCGTCACACTCTTACAAGCGTTCTGGGTGGTGAATCCAGGACAATTCAAATGGAAATCCGCCATGTGAGGCTCCTGGACGGCGACCGGCTTTTGCTCTGCAGTGATGGATTGACCGACATGGTGAATGAACAGGAAATCGCTGAAGTGATTGCAGCATCAGAAGGATCATCCGATGTTTGTGATCGACTGATGAATCTTGCTCTCGAAAAAGGGGGTAAAGATAATGTGACTGTTTTACTGGCGCGCTATTCAATTCCCAATCCTCTTTCGTGAACACTCCTCGGGTATCAAACTTGGTGTTCCACCAGCAAACCGAGAACGAAAAAAACGATAAACATTTGTTTCATTCCAACCTCCCCTTAGTCCCCTCCTTCATAAGGAGGGGAAATCCGGGCAAAACACTTTTAAGGATTCATGTAGATTTCCGGTTTCAGGAACGATCCTTTGCGCAGATTGATTCCGTACTCCAGATACCCTTTCAGAGAGCAGAGCATGTGCATCCAGCCGCTACAGTTGCCGTAAGAGCTTCGAATTCCTTTTTCTGTTGGGCGCCATCCCTCTTCGCTGATCGAAACCAGTGTTGAGTTTTCATCCAGCGGTTCGAATTTCATAGTCACTGTTGTGTTGTATCCGCCCTCCTGCGATTCCCATTCGAGCGTAATCGATTCGTTGGGTATGATCCGGCGAATGATGACTGGAAATTCTTCAGGAAATTCAGGAAAACGCCACTTTACAGTCGTGCCTTCGCGCATAGGAGCGCTGGCGGAAGCCGTAAAGTAACCCGACAGCTTTTGAGGCTGAATCACGGCATCAAAAACCTGCTCCACCGGTTTCAGAATGCTGAGATGAACCGTAAAACTAATTTGTTCCATGATAATTTCTCCTTTTCTGCTTTTAATATATGTTATAATATTATAACATGTCAAGGCAACGGAAAGATGAAGCTGTTTTTAAGGCGCTAGCGAACCGGCGTCGTCGAGAGATTCTGGATCAATTAAAGAACCGGCCTCTGACAACCGGCGAGATTTGCGATTTATTTCCCGGCGCTGATCGCTGCACGGTAATGCTTCATTTGAGGGTGCTGGTCAACGCCGGACTTGTGATCAGTAAGCGGGAAGGGCGCCTCCGCTGGAATTATCTGAACGTCCTGCCAATTAAACAAATCTATGATCGCTGGATCAGCCGTTACGCGGAACCATCTGTGAATTTGCTTGCACGCCTGAAACGAGATCTAGAATCGATGTAAGATCAATAGCGCCAGCTTTTCAGATCGGCGCCAGACGGAGCGGTCTTTTCAATTCTTTTTAGAATTCTGTCCAGATACATCGTGTGGTAGCGAAGCCGGGTCAGGTGGTTCGGATTATTGTGATCTCCGTTCCAGCAATGCTCGGCGCGATCTCCGTAATCCACTTCCCCGCCGTAATGAGGATTCTTTGTTTTTTCCAGAAACTCTTCCATGAAATACACGGCATTGTTCAGGTAATAGTTGTCCATATCTCCGCAATACAAATGGAGTTTTCCTTCAAGCTTTGGTCCGAGTTTGCTCCAGTCCCGCTCCAGAATATGGCGCAGGTCAAAATTCTCTTTCCAGTATTTTGCAACTTCGGGATCAATTTTTCCGGTGAGCTTGTCGTAAATTCGTTTCGGATAACCATCTTGATCCTGCGGCGAATAAACTGCTTCCCAGATATCAAATTGTTGGCCGGACCTCGATTTTGTTCCCAGAGCGAGTTCGAAATAATTGTTTTGTTCCATCGTTGCGCTTAGCTGACCGAGATAATTGCGATGCGCGGGTCGTGGAATTCTGGCGAACTGACCTTCATAGTAGTAAGCATTTTTATCTTCATAGATGTTGATCGTCATGTAGGATCTGAAATCGACAGGATCCGGACACGCCCCGAATGCCCCGTTGTATTCATCTGGATAAAACACTTGCGCTGCAAGA encodes:
- a CDS encoding helix-turn-helix domain-containing protein, with the translated sequence MKMQAPAIGSFLKAARNSRQLSLRAVEKAVEISNAYLSQLESGKIQGPSPVILHRLSELYQVPYADVMQLAGYPFPKPEMNQPSLYSRLALSLGPVTIEEEEALKEYLHFLRWRGKASRRRKK
- a CDS encoding helix-turn-helix domain-containing protein; the encoded protein is MSRQRKDEAVFKALANRRRREILDQLKNRPLTTGEICDLFPGADRCTVMLHLRVLVNAGLVISKREGRLRWNYLNVLPIKQIYDRWISRYAEPSVNLLARLKRDLESM
- a CDS encoding SRPBCC domain-containing protein yields the protein MEQISFTVHLSILKPVEQVFDAVIQPQKLSGYFTASASAPMREGTTVKWRFPEFPEEFPVIIRRIIPNESITLEWESQEGGYNTTVTMKFEPLDENSTLVSISEEGWRPTEKGIRSSYGNCSGWMHMLCSLKGYLEYGINLRKGSFLKPEIYMNP
- a CDS encoding protein phosphatase 2C domain-containing protein, which encodes MRSFNPADTVITELPFSVDPVQPPRPFSSLVSIDFGASSHTGYARPNNQDAYIIYRSGRYWEKVMTSLEAGDLPDRSDEIGYGMAVADGMGGAASGEVASTMAIRVLMSLILNAAKWALKLDNPETRETELKDVIERAEEYFQRVDQTLMEYAEAYPRLKGMGTTMTGAYSFGDDLFILHIGDTRAYLFRQNKLKRLTHDQTVAQALADAGAISPEEVSTHRMRHTLTSVLGGESRTIQMEIRHVRLLDGDRLLLCSDGLTDMVNEQEIAEVIAASEGSSDVCDRLMNLALEKGGKDNVTVLLARYSIPNPLS
- a CDS encoding BON domain-containing protein → MKYSRDWCTVLTLVLIVFAFWSCATTNSAGVRNREGQIETTPQIAHNLDYTVQRIDANISSDIKMKFAADELISASNINVDTSHCNVTLKGRVDTQAEADRAMKLGRSANGVRSVRSDLIVKSTNSK
- a CDS encoding radical SAM protein → MLGVIFRAWGRLLIGYKPFLSIELTRECPLSCPGCYAYGDQHLGGQITLRQVRDLKGQALIDGVLGLLREHKPSHVSLVGGEPLVRYRELDELLPQMATMGIQTQLVTSAVRRIPQEWALIPRLGISVSIDGLQPEHDERRKPATYERILKNIAGHQVSVHCTLTHQQLVRDGYLEEFVKFWSDQPTTKRIWMSLFTPQKGENSKERLTPEDRWKAIQDLLDLKPKYPKLDVGRGVAEFYENPPNSPGECTFARLSTCISADFEKLITPCQFGGNPDCKNCGCIASAGMDAVQRHQLPFGIRVGQILDASLKVGACIKHIRNR